A single window of Camelus ferus isolate YT-003-E chromosome 7, BCGSAC_Cfer_1.0, whole genome shotgun sequence DNA harbors:
- the STRA8 gene encoding stimulated by retinoic acid gene 8 protein homolog, producing MATSEEGSNPGSRATPGPLAQPQELEPRVARRRLSQARHRATLAGLFSNLRKTVYSHSDLTASKWQVLNKAKTHIQELEQTLDNLLKLKESFSLEDGNANSLEAVKEEYASMYSRNPGLLSNELHQEDFDTWCPIEVVGKNAEEEEEEEDKEEEEEVEEVEEKKVELLHSPVTLLPDLMEFERYLNFYKQTMDLLIGNGIVSSQEVTLPIVSAAISHLWQILSEERKADLLRAWAQKHGGVAGTCQEPACAEGSVKDSGVDSQGASCSLVSTPEEILFEDAFDVASFLDKSEAPSTSSPSSVLAAYNPENPEEKFQLYMQIIEFFKGLCCVNTQFKQEPDLPVDDDLIMLRCMETFDDEDL from the exons ATGGCAACCTCTGAAGAAGGCAGCAACCCCGGCAGCAGAGCGACGCCTGGGCCCCTGGCACAGCCGCAGGAGCTCGAGCCAAGGGTGGCCCGCAGACGCCTGTCCCAGGCCCGCCACCGGGCCACCCTGGCAGGGCTCTTCAGCAACCTCAGGAAAACCGTTTACTCCCATTCTGATCTCACAGCCTCCAAG TGGCAGGTTTTGAATAAGGCGAAGACTCACATTCAGGAACTGGAACAAACCTTGGATAATCTGTTGAAGCTGAAAG AATCCTTCAGCCTGGAGGACGGGAATGCAAACAGCCTAGAAGCAGTCAAGGAAGAATATGCCAGCATGTACTCCAGAAATCCCGG CCTGCTGTCAAATGAACTTCATCAGGAAGACTTTGACACCTGGTGTCCAATCGAGGTAGTCGGGAAGAatgctgaggaggaagaggaggaggaggacaaagaagaggaagaagaggtggaGGAAGTAGAGGAGAAAAAAGTGGAGCTCTTACACTCTCCTGTCACCTTGCTGCCAGACCTCATGGAATTTGAACG GTATCTCAACTTCTACAAACAGACGATGGACCTTCTGATCGGGAACGGGATCGTCTCCTCACAGGAGGTGACACTCCCCATCGTCTCTGCGGCCATCTCCCACCTGTGGCAGATCCTCTCTGAGGAGAGGAAGGCCGACCTCCTGCGGGCCTGGGCGCAGAAGCATGGCGGCGTCGCAGGGACCTGCCAGGAGCCAGCCTGTGCCGAGGGCAGCGTGAAGGACAGCGGAGTCGACAGCCAGGGGGCCAGCTGCTCGCTTGTCTCCACCCCGGAGGAG aTCCTTTTTGAAGATGCCTTCGATGTGGCAAGTTTCCTGGACAAAAGTGAGGCTCCCAGTACATCTAGCCCCAG TTCCGTGCTGGCCGCCTACAACCCAGAAAATCCAGAGGAGAAGTTTCAGCTCTACATGCAGATCATCGAATTTTTTAAAGGCCTTTGCTGTGTTAACACTCAGTTCAAACAG GAGCCAGATCTTCCCGTTGATGATGATTTGATCATGCTGAGGTGCATGGAGACGTTTGACGATGAAGATCTGTGA